GCAGGCCGCCGCCGCGCACATGGAACTGCACGCTGCCGGCATCGGGGCGGCTGCGCGCGGCAATGGCGTCGAGCAGGGTCGACTTGCCCGAGCCCGATTCACCGACCACCGCCAGCACCTCGCCGGGCCAGAGGTCGAAGGAGGCGTCGTGCAGCGCCACGCGGTCGCCGTAGCGCTTGCCGACGCCGCGCACGCGCAGCAGCGGAAGGAGAGAATCTTGCGCGGCGTTCATGCGAGAACTCCGTCCACGGCGGCCGCATCGGTCGCCGGGTCGGGCGCAGCGGCAACGCTGTCTGCCTGCTGCCGCGACTGGCAGTAGTCGGAATCGGAGCACACATGCATGCGCGTGCCCTGATCGTCGGTGATCACCTCGTCGAGGAAGCTGTCGGTCGCGCCGCAGAGCGCGCAGGGCGTGTCCCAGCGCTGGATCTCGAAGGGATGGTCCTCGAAGCTCAGGCTTTCGACCGGCGTGTAGGGCGGCACGGCGTAGATGCGCTTCTCGCGGCCGGCGCCGAACAGCTGCAGCGCGGGGTTCATGTGCATCTTCGGGTTGTCGAACTTGGGGATCGGCGACGGCGACATCACGTAGCGGCCGTTCACGAGCACCGGATAGTCGTAGGTGGTGGCGATGTGGCCGTAGCGCGCGATGTCCTCGTAGAGCTTCACGTGCATCAGCCCGTACTCGGCCAGCGCGTGCAGCGTGCGCGTGGCGGTCTCGCGCGGCTCCAGCCGCTGCATCGGCTCGGGCACCGGCACCTGGTAGACCAGCACCTGCCCTTCGGCGAGCGATGCCTCGGGGATGCGGTGGCGCGTCTGGATCAGCGTGGCCTCGGCCGTGCGCGTGGTGGTGTCCACGCCCGTGGTGCGCTCGAAGAAGCGGCGGATGTTGACGGCATTGACGGTGTCGTCGGAGCCCTGGTCGATCACCTTGAGCACATCGCGCGGGCCGATGACCGCCGCGGTCACCTGGATGCCGCCGGTGCCCCAGCCGTAGGGCAGCGGCATCTCGCGCGAGCCGAAGGGCACCTGGTAGCCCGGAATGGCCACGGCCTTGAGGATGGCGCGGCGGATCATGCGCTTGGTGCGCTCGTCGAGGTAGGCGAAGTTGTATTCGGTGGTCGTCATTCGTGGTCTCCCGCGCCGCCGGCGGCGGCGCGCATCTTCCGCACGAGCTCGAGCTCGGACTGGAAGTCGACGTAGTGCGGCAGCTTCAGGTGCTGCACGAAACCCGAGGCCTCCAGGCTGTCGCTGTGCGAGAGCACGAACTCCTGCATCTGCGCG
This genomic window from Variovorax sp. V93 contains:
- a CDS encoding alpha-D-ribose 1-methylphosphonate 5-phosphate C-P-lyase PhnJ, which encodes MTTTEYNFAYLDERTKRMIRRAILKAVAIPGYQVPFGSREMPLPYGWGTGGIQVTAAVIGPRDVLKVIDQGSDDTVNAVNIRRFFERTTGVDTTTRTAEATLIQTRHRIPEASLAEGQVLVYQVPVPEPMQRLEPRETATRTLHALAEYGLMHVKLYEDIARYGHIATTYDYPVLVNGRYVMSPSPIPKFDNPKMHMNPALQLFGAGREKRIYAVPPYTPVESLSFEDHPFEIQRWDTPCALCGATDSFLDEVITDDQGTRMHVCSDSDYCQSRQQADSVAAAPDPATDAAAVDGVLA